In Bordetella holmesii ATCC 51541, the following proteins share a genomic window:
- the pstA gene encoding phosphate ABC transporter, permease protein PstA yields the protein MAQSLLNMNNGVYRRRRVVNRCMLTVSLGALLFGLFWLFWIIFTLLAKGAPALSYTLFTEITPPPGQGGGLINAIVGSLLMAGMGTLIGTPVGILAGTYLAEYGQRGWLAPATRFLNDVLLSAPSIIIGLFIYAVYVAQVGHYSGWAGALALSILVIPVVVRTTDNMLLLVPNSLREATAALGCPKWRMITMVCYRAARTGIITGVLLAVARISGETAPLLFTALSNQFMSWNMNAPMANLPVVIYQYAASPFQDWNNLAWAGATLITLLVLGINILARNMFRKS from the coding sequence ATGGCTCAATCCTTGCTCAACATGAATAACGGCGTCTACCGGCGCCGCCGCGTGGTCAACCGCTGCATGCTCACAGTGTCGTTGGGTGCGTTGCTGTTCGGCCTGTTCTGGCTGTTCTGGATCATCTTCACCCTGCTGGCCAAGGGTGCGCCGGCGCTGTCGTACACCCTGTTCACGGAAATCACCCCGCCTCCGGGGCAGGGCGGTGGGCTGATCAACGCCATCGTAGGCAGCCTGCTGATGGCCGGCATGGGAACCCTTATCGGCACGCCCGTAGGCATCCTTGCTGGCACCTATCTGGCCGAGTACGGCCAGCGCGGCTGGCTGGCTCCCGCGACCCGCTTTCTGAACGATGTACTGCTGTCGGCACCATCGATCATCATCGGCCTTTTCATCTACGCCGTTTACGTGGCCCAGGTTGGCCATTACTCCGGTTGGGCCGGTGCGCTGGCACTGTCCATTCTCGTCATTCCGGTTGTCGTGCGCACCACGGACAATATGTTGCTGCTCGTGCCCAACAGCTTGCGCGAAGCCACCGCGGCGCTGGGTTGCCCAAAATGGCGCATGATCACCATGGTCTGCTATCGCGCCGCCCGCACGGGCATTATCACCGGCGTGCTGCTGGCCGTCGCCCGCATCTCCGGCGAGACCGCGCCGCTGCTGTTTACTGCGCTGTCGAACCAGTTCATGTCCTGGAACATGAACGCACCCATGGCCAACCTGCCAGTGGTCATCTATCAATATGCGGCCAGCCCCTTCCAGGATTGGAACAACCTTGCCTGGGCCGGCGCTACGCTGATAACCCTGCTGGTGCTGGGGATCAACATCCTCGCCCGCAATATGTTCCGCAAGTCGTAA
- the pstS gene encoding phosphate ABC transporter, phosphate-binding protein PstS gives MKLPSADIVVVHRSDGSGTTFGWTNYLSKVSPDWKSTVGEGKAVKWPTGQGGKGNEGVAAYVGQLKNSIGYVEYAYAKQNKLAWTQLQNKDGKFVQPEQKAFAAAAANADWKSAPGMGVVLTDEPGADSWPVTAVTFILVHKTQDKPAQGKSVLEFFDWAFKNGAKSAAALDYVPLPDAVTNEIRGAWKNVKGADGKSVY, from the coding sequence GTGAAGCTGCCTTCGGCCGACATCGTCGTCGTGCACCGTTCGGACGGTTCGGGCACCACCTTTGGCTGGACCAACTACCTGTCGAAGGTGTCGCCTGACTGGAAGAGCACCGTGGGCGAAGGCAAGGCCGTCAAGTGGCCCACCGGCCAGGGCGGCAAGGGCAACGAAGGCGTCGCCGCCTACGTGGGCCAGTTGAAGAACTCCATCGGCTACGTCGAGTACGCCTACGCCAAGCAGAACAAGCTGGCCTGGACCCAACTGCAGAACAAGGACGGCAAGTTCGTCCAGCCCGAGCAGAAGGCCTTTGCCGCGGCTGCCGCCAACGCCGACTGGAAGAGCGCGCCTGGCATGGGCGTGGTGCTGACCGATGAGCCGGGTGCTGACTCCTGGCCCGTGACCGCCGTGACCTTCATCCTGGTCCACAAGACGCAGGACAAGCCTGCCCAGGGCAAGTCGGTGCTCGAGTTCTTCGACTGGGCCTTCAAGAATGGCGCCAAGTCGGCCGCCGCTCTGGACTACGTGCCTCTGCCTGACGCCGTGACCAACGAAATCCGCGGCGCCTGGAAAAACGTCAAGGGCGCTGACGGCAAGTCGGTCTACTGA
- the pstB gene encoding phosphate ABC transporter, ATP-binding protein, with translation MENTAQAAKSKIEVKNLNFYYGKFHAIRNVNMSIRENKVTAFIGPSGCGKSTLLRTFNRMFELYPGQRAEGEIILDGENLLTSKTDISLIRAKVGMVFQKPTPFPMSIYDNIAFGVRLFERLSKGEMDERVEWALSKAALWNEVKDKLHQSGNSLSGGQQQRLCIARGVAIKPEVLLLDEPCSALDPISTAKIEELIAELKHEYTVVIVTHNMQQAARCSDYTAYMYLGELMEFGATDQIFVKPTRKETEDYITGRFG, from the coding sequence ATGGAAAACACTGCACAAGCCGCGAAGTCCAAGATCGAGGTCAAGAACCTCAACTTCTACTACGGCAAATTCCACGCGATCCGTAACGTCAACATGTCGATCCGCGAGAACAAGGTCACAGCCTTCATCGGACCGTCCGGCTGCGGCAAGTCCACGCTGCTGCGAACCTTCAACCGCATGTTCGAACTCTATCCAGGTCAACGCGCCGAAGGCGAAATCATCCTGGACGGCGAAAACCTGCTGACCTCCAAGACCGACATTTCCCTCATCCGCGCCAAGGTCGGCATGGTCTTTCAGAAGCCCACGCCCTTTCCCATGAGCATCTACGACAACATCGCCTTCGGCGTGCGTCTGTTCGAGCGGTTGTCCAAGGGAGAAATGGACGAGCGGGTCGAATGGGCCCTGTCCAAGGCTGCGCTCTGGAACGAAGTCAAAGACAAATTGCATCAGAGCGGCAACAGTCTATCGGGCGGCCAGCAACAGCGCCTGTGCATCGCGCGCGGCGTGGCCATCAAACCCGAAGTGCTACTGCTCGACGAACCGTGCTCTGCCCTGGACCCGATCTCCACGGCGAAAATCGAAGAACTGATTGCGGAGCTCAAGCACGAGTACACCGTCGTCATCGTCACCCACAACATGCAACAGGCCGCCCGTTGCTCCGACTACACGGCCTACATGTATCTGGGCGAACTGATGGAGTTCGGCGCCACCGACCAGATCTTCGTCAAGCCCACTCGCAAAGAAACTGAGGACTACATCACTGGGCGTTTCGGCTGA
- a CDS encoding istB-like ATP binding family protein, with product MNLQHNRIEQICDVLKLERIGSEWPAMAQQCAREDASHGDFLERLLGIENDARIERQRAALMKIATLPSVKTIEDYDFAFASGAPRAQIQELAALSFIERAENVVFLGPSGVGKSHLAQALAYRAVMAGIKTRFLTAADLMMQLATAHKQDRLQQYFNRAIIGPRLLVIDEIGYLPFGREEANLFFNVVAQRYERTSIIVTSNLPFSQWASCFSEDQTLTAALLDRLLHHAHIVQIAGESYRLKDKRKAGNIKIRN from the coding sequence ATGAACCTTCAACACAACCGCATCGAACAGATCTGCGATGTCCTGAAGCTGGAGCGTATCGGCAGCGAGTGGCCCGCCATGGCCCAGCAGTGCGCCCGCGAAGACGCCAGCCATGGCGACTTCCTGGAGCGCCTTCTGGGTATTGAGAACGACGCCCGGATCGAACGCCAGCGCGCCGCCCTGATGAAGATCGCCACGCTGCCCTCGGTCAAGACCATCGAAGACTATGACTTCGCCTTTGCCAGTGGTGCGCCGCGTGCCCAGATCCAGGAACTGGCGGCCCTGAGCTTTATCGAACGGGCTGAGAACGTGGTGTTCCTGGGACCCAGCGGCGTGGGCAAGAGCCACCTGGCGCAGGCATTGGCGTACCGCGCCGTCATGGCGGGCATCAAGACCCGGTTTCTGACTGCCGCCGACCTGATGATGCAGTTGGCCACGGCCCATAAGCAGGACCGGCTGCAGCAGTACTTCAACCGCGCCATCATCGGGCCGCGCCTGCTGGTGATCGATGAGATTGGCTATCTGCCCTTCGGGCGCGAGGAAGCAAACCTGTTCTTCAACGTGGTGGCCCAGCGCTACGAGCGTACCAGCATCATCGTCACCAGCAATCTGCCCTTCAGCCAGTGGGCCTCGTGCTTCTCTGAGGATCAGACGCTGACCGCTGCCTTGCTCGACCGCCTGCTGCACCACGCCCATATCGTGCAGATTGCCGGGGAAAGCTACCGGCTCAAGGACAAGCGCAAAGCAGGAAACATCAAGATCAGGAACTAG
- a CDS encoding integrase core domain protein — translation MRIREIAHTRVHYGYRRVHVMLRREGYRDNHKRVYRLYREQGLSLRHKRPKRNKSAQRRQPEAVAQAINDIWSMDFVMDQLFDGRRLRALTLVDNYSRECLAIDIGQNLRGGDVVATLGRVCALRGLPRVIKTDNGSEFISKAMDKWAYENGVEIDFSRPGKPTDNAQCESFNGRFRQEGNPPAKAVRSEVEFSR, via the coding sequence ATGCGAATCCGCGAGATAGCGCACACGCGGGTTCACTACGGATACCGGCGTGTACATGTGATGCTGCGCCGAGAAGGCTATCGAGACAATCACAAACGGGTCTACCGTTTGTACCGAGAACAAGGCTTGTCCTTGCGGCACAAGCGCCCCAAGCGCAATAAGTCGGCACAGCGTCGCCAACCCGAAGCGGTTGCGCAAGCCATCAATGACATCTGGAGCATGGACTTCGTCATGGATCAATTATTCGATGGCCGTCGCTTGCGTGCCCTGACCCTGGTCGACAATTACTCCAGGGAGTGCCTGGCCATCGACATTGGGCAAAACCTTCGGGGTGGCGATGTGGTGGCGACGCTTGGACGCGTATGCGCACTGCGTGGCTTGCCGCGCGTCATCAAAACCGATAATGGCAGCGAGTTCATCTCCAAAGCCATGGACAAATGGGCATACGAAAACGGCGTGGAAATCGACTTCAGCCGGCCCGGCAAGCCGACGGACAATGCGCAGTGCGAATCCTTCAATGGCCGCTTCCGCCAGGAGGGTAATCCCCCCGCAAAAGCGGTGAGGTCAGAAGTAGAATTTTCTCGTTGA